The following are encoded together in the Zingiber officinale cultivar Zhangliang chromosome 8A, Zo_v1.1, whole genome shotgun sequence genome:
- the LOC122009676 gene encoding protein YIPF5-like, with the protein MNPWPRSSLSSRWCYSRIHQPGLAPPPTFNPSRPAIPIPSNPNIPFMSFDVGVSQASSPFFAPVLAASAAGGGYISASGSFEDAPPLFEELGINTRQIWRKTVSILNPIRLKPDLHENTDLAGPFVFLMAFDLFQLLAGKFHFGIILGWVTSRPSQDSVRP; encoded by the coding sequence ATGAATCCATGGCCAAGGAGTTCTTTGTCCAGCAGATGGTGTTACTCTCGGATCCACCAGCCCGGCCTGGCGCCGCCTCCGACCTTCAACCCGTCGCGCCCCGCCATCCCCATCCCCTCCAACCCTAACATCCCCTTCATGTCCTTCGACGTCGGCGTCTCCCAGGCCTCGTCCCCCTTCTTTGCTCCCGTCCTAGCGGCATCTGCTGCGGGCGGTGGATACATCTCCGCCTCCGGCTCTTTCGAAGACGCACCGCCCCTCTTCGAGGAGCTGGGCATCAACACCCGCCAAATCTGGCGCAAGACCGTCTCGATCCTGAATCCTATCCGTTTGAAGCCCGATCTCCACGAGAATACCGATCTCGCAGGCCCGTTCGTCTTCCTCATGGCGTTCGACCTGTTCCAGCTTCTCGCGGGGAAATTCCACTTTGGGATCATCTTGGGGTGGGTAACCTCACGGCCGTCTCAAGACTCCGTGAGGCCCtag
- the LOC122009674 gene encoding phosphoinositide phospholipase C 2-like isoform X1, translated as MCFRCRRRRSAWNEYRVCFFFRLRFRPASVEPPEAIKKEFDEYTNDGGMMGVHELAEFLAKVQGEPAGTSLEAAQAIIDGVREVNPLRVFQKKKDLSLDSFYQFLFSDDNAAHPPLGVYQDMTAPLAHYFIFTGHNSYLTGNQLSSICSDEPIIQALQNGVRVIELDLWPNKTHTGIDVVHGGTLTHPVELIKCLTSIKKFAFKTSEYPVIITFEDHLDAGLQAIVAQMLIEIFGDMLFTSDSKSLQKFPSPEELKMRIIISTKPPKVYLESSSKVPKEEEEQKGDQVKPWSGELSDHEDKPSDVSNLPKKTCDLIDLSDKVVHLQRQVTEHDDEEEDQIVAPEYKNLIGIAAKKLKGDLGAALKIDPFSVSRLSLSELALEKATLSHATELVRFTQTNLLRIYPKGTRVTSSNYKPLLAWTHGAQMVALNMQGHGKELWLMQGMFRANGGCGYVKKPDMLLKNDDPNNVFDPRAALEVKKILKVRVYTGDGWRFDFDKHYFDSYSPPDFYTRVGIAGVGVDTAKMKETHAIEDDWTPVWDEEFEFQLRVPELALLRVEVYEHDMSDPDDFAGQTCLPVWELRTGIRSVRLCDHEGKTLPSVKLLMRFEIVDVV; from the exons ATGTGTTTCCGGTGCCGACGTCGCCGGTCGGCGTGGAACGAGTACAGGGTGTGCTTCTTCTTCCGACTCCGATTCAGGCCGGCATCAGTTGAGCCGCCGGAAGCGATCAAGAAGGAGTTCGATGAGTACACCAATGATGGCGGGATGATGGGAGTCCACGAGCTGGCCGAGTTCCTGGCAAAAGTGCAAGGGGAGCCCGCCGGCACCTCCTTGGAGGCGGCGCAGGCCATCATCGATGGCGTCAGGGAAGTGAACCCCCTGAGGGTGTTCCAGAAGAAGAAAGATCTTTCACTGGATTCCTTCTACCAGTTTCTCTTCTCCGATGACAACGCCGCTCATCCTCCTCTTGGA GTTTACCAAGATATGACTGCTCCACTAGCTCACTACTTCATCTTCACAGGCCACAACTCCTATTTAACAGGCAACCAACTCAGTAGCATTTGCAGTGATGAACCGATCATACAGGCATTGCAAAATGGAGTCAGAGTCATTGAGCTTGATCTATGGCCAAATAAAACACATACTGGTATTGACGTGGTTCATGGAGG GACATTAACTCACCCAGTGGAACTCATCAAATGCCTGACCTCCATCAAGAAATTTGCCTTTAAAACATCTGAATATCCAGTGATCATCACTTTTGAAGACCATTTAGATGCAGGCCTTCAAGCTATAGTAGCTCAG ATGTTAATTGAGATTTTTGGAGACATGCTGTTTACTTCAGACTCCaagtctcttcaaaaatttccttcgccagaagaactgaaaatgagaATCATAATCTCCACTAAACCACCGAAAGTGTACCTTGAATCATCATCCAAGGtccccaaggaagaagaagaacaaaaggGAGACCAAGTGAAGCCATGGAGTGGAGAACTTTCCGATCATGAAGACAAACCCAGTGATGTCAGTAATCTGCCAAAAAAAACATGTGATTTGATTGATTTATCTGATAAAGTTGTTCACTTACAGAGACAAGTAACTGAAcatgatgatgaagaagaagatcagATAGTAGCGCCTGAGTACAAGAATCTGATTGGAATCGCAGCTAAGAAACTGAAGGGCGATTTAGGGGCTGCTCTCAAGATTGATCCTTTCAGTGTGAGTCGTCTCAGTTTAAGTGAACTGGCATTGGAGAAAGCCACTCTCTCCCATGCAACAGAACTTGTGAG GTTTACTCAGACGAACTTGCTGCGGATATATCCGAAGGGCACCCGAGTTACTTCTTCCAACTACAAACCGTTGCTGGCTTGGACTCATGGTGCACAGATGGTTGCACTAAACATGCAG GGGCATGGCAAAGAGCTGTGGCTGATGCAGGGCATGTTCAGAGCAAATGGAGGCTGTGGCTACGTGAAAAAACCAGATATGTTACTGAAGAATGATGATCCCAATAATGTCTTTGATCCTAGAGCTGCATTGGAAGTGAAGAAGATTCTGAAG GTGAGGGTGTACACCGGAGATGGCTGGCGATTTGATTTCGACAAGCATTACTTTGATTCTTACTCTCCTCCAGATTTTTATACAAGG GTTGGGATCGCTGGAGTGGGAGTTGATACTGCAAAAATGAAGGAAACGCATGCTATTGAGGATGACTGGACGCCTGTTTGGGACGAAGAGTTTGAGTTCCAGTTGAGGGTTCCCGAGCTTGCGCTGCTCCGCGTTGAGGTCTATGAGCATGACATGTCAGACCCCGATGACTTTGCAGGGCAAACTTGCTTGCCAGTGTGGGAACTGAGGACTGGAATCCGGTCAGTGAGGCTCTGTGACCATGAGGGGAAGACACTGCCGTCAGTGAAGCTGCTGATGCGCTTTGAGATAGTTGATGTGGTTTGA
- the LOC122009674 gene encoding phosphoinositide phospholipase C 2-like isoform X2 produces MCFRCRRRRSAWNEYRVCFFFRLRFRPASVEPPEAIKKEFDEYTNDGGMMGVHELAEFLAKVQGEPAGTSLEAAQAIIDGVREVNPLRVFQKKKDLSLDSFYQFLFSDDNAAHPPLGVYQDMTAPLAHYFIFTGHNSYLTGNQLSSICSDEPIIQALQNGVRVIELDLWPNKTHTGIDVVHGGTLTHPVELIKCLTSIKKFAFKTSEYPVIITFEDHLDAGLQAIVAQMLIEIFGDMLFTSDSKSLQKFPSPEELKMRIIISTKPPKVYLESSSKVPKEEEEQKGDQVKPWSGELSDHEDKPSDRQVTEHDDEEEDQIVAPEYKNLIGIAAKKLKGDLGAALKIDPFSVSRLSLSELALEKATLSHATELVRFTQTNLLRIYPKGTRVTSSNYKPLLAWTHGAQMVALNMQGHGKELWLMQGMFRANGGCGYVKKPDMLLKNDDPNNVFDPRAALEVKKILKVRVYTGDGWRFDFDKHYFDSYSPPDFYTRVGIAGVGVDTAKMKETHAIEDDWTPVWDEEFEFQLRVPELALLRVEVYEHDMSDPDDFAGQTCLPVWELRTGIRSVRLCDHEGKTLPSVKLLMRFEIVDVV; encoded by the exons ATGTGTTTCCGGTGCCGACGTCGCCGGTCGGCGTGGAACGAGTACAGGGTGTGCTTCTTCTTCCGACTCCGATTCAGGCCGGCATCAGTTGAGCCGCCGGAAGCGATCAAGAAGGAGTTCGATGAGTACACCAATGATGGCGGGATGATGGGAGTCCACGAGCTGGCCGAGTTCCTGGCAAAAGTGCAAGGGGAGCCCGCCGGCACCTCCTTGGAGGCGGCGCAGGCCATCATCGATGGCGTCAGGGAAGTGAACCCCCTGAGGGTGTTCCAGAAGAAGAAAGATCTTTCACTGGATTCCTTCTACCAGTTTCTCTTCTCCGATGACAACGCCGCTCATCCTCCTCTTGGA GTTTACCAAGATATGACTGCTCCACTAGCTCACTACTTCATCTTCACAGGCCACAACTCCTATTTAACAGGCAACCAACTCAGTAGCATTTGCAGTGATGAACCGATCATACAGGCATTGCAAAATGGAGTCAGAGTCATTGAGCTTGATCTATGGCCAAATAAAACACATACTGGTATTGACGTGGTTCATGGAGG GACATTAACTCACCCAGTGGAACTCATCAAATGCCTGACCTCCATCAAGAAATTTGCCTTTAAAACATCTGAATATCCAGTGATCATCACTTTTGAAGACCATTTAGATGCAGGCCTTCAAGCTATAGTAGCTCAG ATGTTAATTGAGATTTTTGGAGACATGCTGTTTACTTCAGACTCCaagtctcttcaaaaatttccttcgccagaagaactgaaaatgagaATCATAATCTCCACTAAACCACCGAAAGTGTACCTTGAATCATCATCCAAGGtccccaaggaagaagaagaacaaaaggGAGACCAAGTGAAGCCATGGAGTGGAGAACTTTCCGATCATGAAGACAAACCCAGTGAT AGACAAGTAACTGAAcatgatgatgaagaagaagatcagATAGTAGCGCCTGAGTACAAGAATCTGATTGGAATCGCAGCTAAGAAACTGAAGGGCGATTTAGGGGCTGCTCTCAAGATTGATCCTTTCAGTGTGAGTCGTCTCAGTTTAAGTGAACTGGCATTGGAGAAAGCCACTCTCTCCCATGCAACAGAACTTGTGAG GTTTACTCAGACGAACTTGCTGCGGATATATCCGAAGGGCACCCGAGTTACTTCTTCCAACTACAAACCGTTGCTGGCTTGGACTCATGGTGCACAGATGGTTGCACTAAACATGCAG GGGCATGGCAAAGAGCTGTGGCTGATGCAGGGCATGTTCAGAGCAAATGGAGGCTGTGGCTACGTGAAAAAACCAGATATGTTACTGAAGAATGATGATCCCAATAATGTCTTTGATCCTAGAGCTGCATTGGAAGTGAAGAAGATTCTGAAG GTGAGGGTGTACACCGGAGATGGCTGGCGATTTGATTTCGACAAGCATTACTTTGATTCTTACTCTCCTCCAGATTTTTATACAAGG GTTGGGATCGCTGGAGTGGGAGTTGATACTGCAAAAATGAAGGAAACGCATGCTATTGAGGATGACTGGACGCCTGTTTGGGACGAAGAGTTTGAGTTCCAGTTGAGGGTTCCCGAGCTTGCGCTGCTCCGCGTTGAGGTCTATGAGCATGACATGTCAGACCCCGATGACTTTGCAGGGCAAACTTGCTTGCCAGTGTGGGAACTGAGGACTGGAATCCGGTCAGTGAGGCTCTGTGACCATGAGGGGAAGACACTGCCGTCAGTGAAGCTGCTGATGCGCTTTGAGATAGTTGATGTGGTTTGA
- the LOC122009674 gene encoding phosphoinositide phospholipase C 2-like isoform X3: MMGVHELAEFLAKVQGEPAGTSLEAAQAIIDGVREVNPLRVFQKKKDLSLDSFYQFLFSDDNAAHPPLGVYQDMTAPLAHYFIFTGHNSYLTGNQLSSICSDEPIIQALQNGVRVIELDLWPNKTHTGIDVVHGGTLTHPVELIKCLTSIKKFAFKTSEYPVIITFEDHLDAGLQAIVAQMLIEIFGDMLFTSDSKSLQKFPSPEELKMRIIISTKPPKVYLESSSKVPKEEEEQKGDQVKPWSGELSDHEDKPSDVSNLPKKTCDLIDLSDKVVHLQRQVTEHDDEEEDQIVAPEYKNLIGIAAKKLKGDLGAALKIDPFSVSRLSLSELALEKATLSHATELVRFTQTNLLRIYPKGTRVTSSNYKPLLAWTHGAQMVALNMQGHGKELWLMQGMFRANGGCGYVKKPDMLLKNDDPNNVFDPRAALEVKKILKVRVYTGDGWRFDFDKHYFDSYSPPDFYTRVGIAGVGVDTAKMKETHAIEDDWTPVWDEEFEFQLRVPELALLRVEVYEHDMSDPDDFAGQTCLPVWELRTGIRSVRLCDHEGKTLPSVKLLMRFEIVDVV; the protein is encoded by the exons ATGATGGGAGTCCACGAGCTGGCCGAGTTCCTGGCAAAAGTGCAAGGGGAGCCCGCCGGCACCTCCTTGGAGGCGGCGCAGGCCATCATCGATGGCGTCAGGGAAGTGAACCCCCTGAGGGTGTTCCAGAAGAAGAAAGATCTTTCACTGGATTCCTTCTACCAGTTTCTCTTCTCCGATGACAACGCCGCTCATCCTCCTCTTGGA GTTTACCAAGATATGACTGCTCCACTAGCTCACTACTTCATCTTCACAGGCCACAACTCCTATTTAACAGGCAACCAACTCAGTAGCATTTGCAGTGATGAACCGATCATACAGGCATTGCAAAATGGAGTCAGAGTCATTGAGCTTGATCTATGGCCAAATAAAACACATACTGGTATTGACGTGGTTCATGGAGG GACATTAACTCACCCAGTGGAACTCATCAAATGCCTGACCTCCATCAAGAAATTTGCCTTTAAAACATCTGAATATCCAGTGATCATCACTTTTGAAGACCATTTAGATGCAGGCCTTCAAGCTATAGTAGCTCAG ATGTTAATTGAGATTTTTGGAGACATGCTGTTTACTTCAGACTCCaagtctcttcaaaaatttccttcgccagaagaactgaaaatgagaATCATAATCTCCACTAAACCACCGAAAGTGTACCTTGAATCATCATCCAAGGtccccaaggaagaagaagaacaaaaggGAGACCAAGTGAAGCCATGGAGTGGAGAACTTTCCGATCATGAAGACAAACCCAGTGATGTCAGTAATCTGCCAAAAAAAACATGTGATTTGATTGATTTATCTGATAAAGTTGTTCACTTACAGAGACAAGTAACTGAAcatgatgatgaagaagaagatcagATAGTAGCGCCTGAGTACAAGAATCTGATTGGAATCGCAGCTAAGAAACTGAAGGGCGATTTAGGGGCTGCTCTCAAGATTGATCCTTTCAGTGTGAGTCGTCTCAGTTTAAGTGAACTGGCATTGGAGAAAGCCACTCTCTCCCATGCAACAGAACTTGTGAG GTTTACTCAGACGAACTTGCTGCGGATATATCCGAAGGGCACCCGAGTTACTTCTTCCAACTACAAACCGTTGCTGGCTTGGACTCATGGTGCACAGATGGTTGCACTAAACATGCAG GGGCATGGCAAAGAGCTGTGGCTGATGCAGGGCATGTTCAGAGCAAATGGAGGCTGTGGCTACGTGAAAAAACCAGATATGTTACTGAAGAATGATGATCCCAATAATGTCTTTGATCCTAGAGCTGCATTGGAAGTGAAGAAGATTCTGAAG GTGAGGGTGTACACCGGAGATGGCTGGCGATTTGATTTCGACAAGCATTACTTTGATTCTTACTCTCCTCCAGATTTTTATACAAGG GTTGGGATCGCTGGAGTGGGAGTTGATACTGCAAAAATGAAGGAAACGCATGCTATTGAGGATGACTGGACGCCTGTTTGGGACGAAGAGTTTGAGTTCCAGTTGAGGGTTCCCGAGCTTGCGCTGCTCCGCGTTGAGGTCTATGAGCATGACATGTCAGACCCCGATGACTTTGCAGGGCAAACTTGCTTGCCAGTGTGGGAACTGAGGACTGGAATCCGGTCAGTGAGGCTCTGTGACCATGAGGGGAAGACACTGCCGTCAGTGAAGCTGCTGATGCGCTTTGAGATAGTTGATGTGGTTTGA